The nucleotide window GACTATTATATGTTCATCGGTAGTAGTCATGATTCATATCAGGCCATTGAACTTGCTGAAAGTAAAAACTTATCCGTTGAAGAATGTACTTCACCCTATTATTTTGAGGAATCTGATGTAACAAGATCGGTTGAATGGAGTGAAGTGGGTGCAGATGTTCCAGTCATTATTGGTGAAGAGGAAGTTCATCAAGTGTCATTAGAGGAATACCGCGAGGTATTTGGTTTATCAGAAGAGCATCCTGTTTTTGGATATTTTAGAATAATGCAAGATCATCAAGATTTCTTTCAATCCAAGTTAAAGCATAGGTTGAATTTCACTAAATATAGGTATGGACTATGTGCTAGATGTTAATGCAAATAAGCCGCTTTGCTAACTTTCAATCGATAGTTGAATCCAAGAAGGCATAGCATCGGATAACTAATATTCAAGCATTGCGCTCTACTTTCGCCAATAGTGATGTTCTTTTTCATATAGAGGAGGTTAGATCAAATGTCTTTGATGAGATATTTAAGATACCTGCAGGTTTTGCTGTATGATATAACAAGTTTGTAGACATCGAATCTGAGAAATCTGAAGAAGATCAGTTCGTTATGCTCAGCCAGCGAGCTCCAAAAGCTAATTTCATAATTCCTTAAACGGCTCTATCGCTTGTTGGAAAATCGCTTTATAGATTTCTAGGAAATACAAATAGAAGCAAATTTAATCGTAGGAGATGGCGCGGTGAAGAAGAAAACGTTCATTTATATAGGCTTTGTGTGCATCGTTGTTTTAATAATTAGTGTTTTAATATTTAGAGAAAAAGTTATGATATCCATTCATCCTGATGAAATCGTTAGCGCTGAGATTTATAGTGAAGGTATTCGTAAGAATGAAGTTCAAGTGATGGCAGTAACTAGGAAACCTGACGTTGCAGAAGTGATAGAACATTTAAGTGAAATCAAACCAAGTGATCATTCACTGTCATTAGACGGAAATTATATAATCCTTTTCAATAAAACAGACGGTACCCGATTAATCTATAGCTATGCGAATGGGATCGTTACAACTTCAAATGGATTTAAAGGTAGAACGAATGATGATAACATTATTAATAGGCTATGGGCTAAGCTTGATTATCCTGTACGAAATTTAACGGAGAAAGAAACTTCATCTTTAAATGGATTAATAGCGAAATAAAAAACACAATGAACAGACTTCATCCCTGGGGTAATCGCACTGGTGAGACATCGGCCCATGTGATGGTGAGAGTGTCGTTGGAATAGACAGGCCTTGTTATTGAACCCGAGAAGATTATCGGAGTATACGGGGGTGAAGAACAAAGGTTTACATACAGTAATGGTCATCAGGTTGAATATTTGACTATCGTATTTGAATGCAGGATCAAATACGGGCAACTCACGCCCGATAATGAAGAGATGAAGGATCTGCAATTTTTCCCCGAGGGTCAGCTTCCACCCATGGCAAACCAGTACCCAGATTATATTTTTAGCTCCAACCAAGAAGAACGAGCCCATTTTGAAAGATAACCCAACCCACTGTGCAATTGGAATCTAAACTCACCTTATGTTTACCAAATGAGATAAGATCCTAGTTATTATGAGGAGAACCACATGTTAATCAATCCAACGATAAATGAGATCAATGACTTATTCAAGATGCATCATATCAACGAAGAAATCACTGGAGTTCAAAGTTTGTCAGGTACCACCGCTGGACGTGTTTATCGGTTGAGCACGAATCTGAATAAGCAATATATTCTAAAATCGGATGAACCGGAGCAGATTCACATTGCCCAGCAGTTCCTGGACACGTATAAGAATTCTTCGTTACTGCCTGAAGTTTTGTTGACTGATCCGGATAACACTTATTTTATTTATACCTATATGCAGGGCACGACTCATTTCAACTGTGGACAAAAAAGAGACTGGTTATCTCGTCTGGTGAAAGAGCTGTTCAATACATATGTGTGTTCTTCAGATACGGAATCATGGGGTAGAACAGAGTTCCCACAGAGGACCTGGAAAGAATTCAATCAGATTAGCATTCATGAAGCAAAGATGAATATCGGAAGTATTTTAACGACAGATGATTATAATCTGGTCCAATCCAAAGTGGATCGCCTGTTTCATGAGCAAGAAGAGAAGTTTCTTTTACATGGCGATACGGGGGTTCATAATTTTGTATATGATCAAAATGAACTCATCGGCGTCATTGACCCATCTCCATTGGTTGGACCTATCCTCTATGATTTTTTGTATGCTTTTAGCTCTTCGCCAGATGATATCACCACCGAAACATTATTTGCTACGTTCGAACTTTTAGAGCAAGTTGATATGGATAAATCCAGATTGATAGAGGAAGCTCTGGTCCATCTGTATTGCAGAATTGGGCTGA belongs to Paenibacillus sp. FSL H8-0079 and includes:
- a CDS encoding phosphotransferase — translated: MLINPTINEINDLFKMHHINEEITGVQSLSGTTAGRVYRLSTNLNKQYILKSDEPEQIHIAQQFLDTYKNSSLLPEVLLTDPDNTYFIYTYMQGTTHFNCGQKRDWLSRLVKELFNTYVCSSDTESWGRTEFPQRTWKEFNQISIHEAKMNIGSILTTDDYNLVQSKVDRLFHEQEEKFLLHGDTGVHNFVYDQNELIGVIDPSPLVGPILYDFLYAFSSSPDDITTETLFATFELLEQVDMDKSRLIEEALVHLYCRIGLSNKHHPDDLPEYLKAWQEWKRLCHEF